gatggtgcagattcttgttgaagtagggaactgcATGGCAAgatgtcgaatggaagtgatggcctcgaaagctatgagtgtaggtcggcccaaaatggcgttgtaggcagcggagcagtcaatgaccacgaactcaagtagcttggagactgtccgagactcttctcctagggtgatcaccagctcgatcgtccctatcgctgccgatccttctcccgaaaaaccatatagcatcatggaggtcgcctttagctcggcgacggttagacccatcttttctaatgtggatcggaataggaggttcaccgagcttccgttgtccaccaacactctcctcactttccggttggcgagttggactgctacgaccaagggatcattatgggggaattggacatggtCTGCGTCTTCCTCTGTAAAGgtaatcggttgcttctctaaccgctgctgttttgaatgacgctgctccgggatgaactccgctccgttgtgggcctttagctcattcacatacctcttctggatgcctctgctcgtgccggccatgtgcggtcctccagagattgtggatatctctccctcggccacgggaggagggacgtcctgatctacccgaggcccgggctgactggctgggacttctggagcgggtcgacccgctgggaccctgtttcatgaatattgcgccaaggggcctgctcggatgagagtctcgatttcatcttttagatgcctgcaatcgtcggtattgtggccgacgtcgttatggaaaTGGCAAAAAtttgaagtgtctctctttcccttgtggtgtttcaatggctccggcctcttccaggggacccgagtagagttggctaggaagatgctttccctggactgggtgagctcggtatatgctgtgaacacgggcttgaatttatccacagacttattcttcttttgaccgtgctggctgttttcaccatttccctttcttttgccaccgccgggctggttgttctgtacGTCGCCGGGGATCGCCACCACGATCTCCGTCCCcgctccagcgggcttctcgggaacctggctggtccccgcggctgaagcttcagcttcttctaagtttatccactcttgggctctgttaaggaattcgttaaccgagttgactcccttcctctgaatatctttccacaggtctcccctGACCAAGAtttcggttctcatggccatgagcttagagctattaTCAGCGTCtcgggctcgagcagcgacattcgcgaatctgctcaagtaggccttcagcgtttcaccgggctgctgtctcacgttagctagggaatcgacttggactcgggcggcctagGAGGcacggaatgcccttttgaagtcagctgagaaagtcttccaggagctgattgactgtcttttactttgcttgaaccattgcctggcaggtccgatcagcgtggaagggaagatcaagcaacgcagcttcgggccaatgttatgagccatcattagggtgttgaacatctccaaatggtccgacgggtccccgtccccgttgaactttgacaagtggggcatacggaaaccagacgggtatgccgtcgctgctatattgggggcaaagagttccatttcgtcacccgaatcatattcgtctttttctttttctaataggagcttcctcatcagttcctccatctgagttaggcgctcgagggtttggtcctgagatcttgggttattccggggctgttccacagctccggacccattgtacatattaggtgggttgttgcccctcctatcttgagataggttatttgggacattccctccgttacgtacttcggatcggactcccgcCGAGCGGACCTGACTACCATCCCTAGCCctgtcctctctgtgagagttgaggcgatctcgaaggtcgcctccctgggtggtctggtggctctatgccgaactcagtcgctgacgcaggtctcctccggagagatcactccggcggctgccggtccaatgactcctgccggataggcttggagtccgcctttggtggtgaggacctgagctttcttcagGCGCCTTACTATGTCGGGAAGGTCCCGCAGATGgtgggtctctcctactacttccgtaagccgggatgtctcggaaaggccgaggagacggatatctgattggagaaggaggatgcctgactggggaggcgatcctagttccgtctggacagatcaaatttggtgggggcctttcggccctgccagcttgctggtcccgctTCGGGCGAGCTggatgaggcgcaggacggtcttctgggACGGCCTGACGTcgctggccctccccggatctccttcgggaatttcctcgagctctcctgggcgttctcgaggaaggttgagaactaggagttgacgtcctgaccgaacggctgtattgttgTTGTCCGACCCCAGGCATTTCCTTGAAGTTTGACTCTTGATGGTGTgacgaaggggtggagttggctgcatgaggcctacccgaccggctatgcctgggccgattaccccggtgagacttaggagcctcaccttgcctctctccaacgttaacgttggttgtgagagggggtagccgggccagaatatcctggatttgccgaccggctgttgctaactggctcctcagttgagcattctccatctccaccgcagtataataacacgggttcggattaggtggccggggtgtcgaactaccagtatcgtcttggcccgccggctgctttcctggcctctgttggacttcaggaatttgttcatcagggatggcaatatggtgggcctcctgcccatcctgctgctctgtttcgttgccatgcctggatcgagtggtcaccatagttggatgtttgtggcagcactaattgaacttgctctcaattaaagcaccaaactgttgacgcggttcttcgccaacaggtaattaagagaagaagagaaagggattagtgctgaaagtagaaccgtcacagatgaaatcttagagaatgagctaggtgactcaagacacgtttttaagtagttcaaaggttaaaatccttctactccactagtcaatattattgatatattctggattttttggttacaaagtgtatatctcttctgagactattttttccaacccctatcaactcccagggtctccatatttataggagaaggcacctggaagttggtaaggaggtcatcccgtgaccttcttatttgtcatatcaactctgtgacattcatgattaattcataaacctgacacatgagtatggtccaatcgatagataaggagatattgggccgcacggcccaacccagccgtgggtgtctgaatgcgcacgttcctgctgcgtgtccgagaagtcagggagatatcggacacgtgatgtcagatataggcacgtttatcttgcgtgtgttgaccttacaaagggtcagagatctatGAGaagcagctcgtaccacgagctgcttccctgacccgacctttGGCTTCAAGgattccttcccccagtcttgggcagccttggagagttcttgaggatacctcgagctaagggggtacgacctggaaaacaggatctccgacctggggaagtttacggactaaccttgattagtccgaggctcgacctgctaatcagcccgtgggaaaaccagggcgtatatatatatatatatatatttttaaaaattatgaacaatgtattagtttaatttttttatttaatatgtttatattattttttatatataatattatttatttatttgaaatttatatgacaatgatacaaatttaataaaaataattaataaattctataaataaaactaaataaatgtgtattgcacgttatttgtatctagtatagaAATAAGTTTATAATTTTGTTGATGAAACCATCACAAATGATAAATAAATCAAAAAGAGATTTAAAAGATAATTGATTTACTtatcaaatttattattttgtagaAATATGGTCACGTGATTTTACTTTGTAAATTTGTAGAATTTTAACTTGAGTTTGGAGATGATTATATATATTGGACTGGATTGTAATTTTTTTAGGAGTTTCGAATTGAAACTAAATAACATATTTGAAATGTTAATCCAATAGCTAAATGAATTTAAATAGAATATAGTAATTTAGTTTCATTAATAAAGAACTTATAATAATTTAATCCTACTTATCCttattttcatttatatatatattagatataagTAACGTGCAATacacgtttacttagttttatttatagaatttatcaattatttttattaaatttatattaatgtgatataaattttaaataaatatcatattttaattaaataatttatttatttttgtttaaatttatgtttgttctaatttttgaatttggaagtgacaacaaaagattatatagtatatgtttaatataattttaaatattatacataaattttaaatttaagtttcttgctagttttttttaaaaataatttgttgctaattgacaatagattatattatatgtttaatatgatattattctaataagtgagtttaagtttaattaaattttatttaagtaataaaatgtatgattttattatttaaataattatcattgtaaaatatctcaaaaatattctattttaatttatttaattatttattatttctaaataattatcattgcaaaatatctaaaaaatatcttattttaatttgtttaattatttattttattttattttatttaagtttaaataatgtttacaaactactgttaaatataagaataatttgttaaatataagaatattatattaaagttaacattataaaaaataaaaaaccattaaaaccaagaattctcgttatttaaacactttttatataaaagagatatatatatattattagcgagtaaaaaaattatatctttgtatttatattattttctcataatttatTATTTGCAAATGatactcatttttttttcttaaactcAAATATGACCCTCCAAAGAAttacataacaaaaaaaaaaacttaaaaaataatgtagttttcttctaaaaaaaatgTAGAATTATGTTACTAGGCCCACTACTAGTCTCCCTAACCTAGAAGACTCTACTCAGTGGCGAACATGTACCTTGGAGGGCCatgcccaaaaaaaaaaatattgtgaaATTTTTTTATATTCAGTAAATTATACAAAAATTATACACTAACTCTACTATTCTTCTAAAATGTTTGCTAGCTTGTTAATTAAACAAACTTTTGAGAAACACAACGACAGAGTTAGAACTAAATTGTAGGGGGCTACattctttttaataaaaattataaaaaaattaatatgtttATATACATTTAATTTCTTATATtaagtttatttaaaaaaaaaaaaactagtaggGGCAAATTTGAAATAGAATATTTGCTCAAAATGAAGTTCGGTTCaacttgttattttattttttaaaatttatgaatGATATTCGACCCATATGACTTTTAGAGAGTTGGACAAGAAACAATATATTCATATATTTGTAAAGTTAGCAataaatttgttttcttttacaaaaaaaaaattgtaattatcTTATGAAAACCAAGTTTAGATGTATTAGTGAAAGTGGCTTTTAAGAAAGATAATACTAGAGAAAGTAGAAGGTTGCCACAAAACAATAAGATCATCAAATCACAAATCATTGAAGCTAATAAGCTCAACGTATGATTCGAATCTGCCACACATAATAAAACGGCAAACAGACACCCAAACtagaaagaaaataattaaaaaaatttaaacctAAAAAAGTCTACAAATCATTGCTCATAAGAGAGACATCCAAAATCCCACCTTGATACACGTGAACATCATCCATTCCTTAAAAGACATGCCATGTCAGCCCTAAAATCCGAAGTCACCAATAGAAGGTTGCCACGTCAGCGGATAAGAAACCTTTTCCATGAAATCTCCAAAGAAAGTCTTGCAGGTGGTATGGGTGGCACACTTGGACTAATCCTAAGGATCCATCCATACTTGCCCCATCAACAGGATTAGAAGTTTTTGGTTACCCCTTTATGCCCTCCTGATAGCATTAGATTTACTATAATGCCACTGTGATGTAGACCTACAACTTGGAAGTGTAATTTGCTGTTGTTATGCAGTCGAGTCGGTtgattacataaaatatttacaaatttttcataaaaaatattgATCAAACTTGCAAAAATATGTATATAGAAATAATTTTGAGCTTGTTTATTATATATAAGGTATgaaaattgattttaaaacaaacaaaaaatacaaaatatatatttcctaaacacaaaacaatacaaatatattttataatattcatTCAAGTATATGCTCAATGGCCAATTTTAGGGTTTAGAGGTATATAATAGTAGATCACATTGTTTTGTCATTTTCCACATGAATGGACGGTGTAAGCTACAgatttaaaagaaagaaaaaaatggtcATATATTAGAGAGAATAAAAACATATTTAAGAGGTTTTGAAAAATGAAGTggaggaaaaaaaaagaaaattggaTTAATTAATCTATGGGAAAGAAAACTTGGTTCCTTGGTTTAGCAGCATCTCTAGAAGGAATCTTCATAAGGCTTCATAATAAAATAAGTAGTTAAAGCAAATAAGCTAAAATTAAAATATTCTAGGAGGATTTACCGAGTCAAATCTTTGGAGGTAAAATTTTTGGAGCACGATCTATGACAATTATATAAAGTCGgaccaaaaaaataataatattgaaaGAACATTTAACATTTAATGTGGTCTTTGTTGAATAATTAGTCATTATTttcaattagaaaaaaaaaagtcgaGAGATAATAATTATATAGAAAGCAAAAGAAGAAGGTTAATTCAGTAAATGtggaaataaaataattgaagCAATCGCTATAAGcgaataaaagaaaaactaaaacaaaaagaACCGAGTTGTAAATAAACAGAGTGGTCCCACACTCAGAACTGCAGAGACTGAGCATTGTCTCTTCTTCTGTATTCATCTCCATTTCTCTGTCTTTCTTCGACCCTAAATAATCTCTTCTTTAGTCTCTCTTCTAATTTCTTTCtttactcaaaaaaaaaaaaaaaaaaaaaagaagaagaagagtgtgAGTGAGTGACTGAATTCTTGGCCTGTCATGAACCCTATTAGTACAGAGCTCTTAACGGTTCTTTTCCTTTTTATCTGCTTGGCCAACTCGTgaccttcttctctttctctttctctctgtaTTTTATACTCTTTTTCAGTGTATATCAACTAAGAGTTATCGTTTCCCGTATTGGGTAACTTTCCTTTCTAAAACTAAGATATTTCTCCTTCTCTTCATCCAAAACTCACTCACATCATCATGATGGTCTGAGACTCTGAGCTGAGTAGTATATATCTGGACTCtctgttattttttttgttttgttttaagacACAGATAAAATAAGCTGTTTTCTGCCTaatctataatttaatttaattcctTGGAAAAAGGTCTTTTTATTCCAGTGTTTTTTTCCTCTCTATAGTTTATCTCTATAAAATAAAGAATCCCTTTGGCTTTTTCccactcctttttattttagccCTTAAAATCCCAGAACTATAGTGTACTTTACAAGGGTTTAGGGTTTTGTGCATATTCCTCTCTTTTGAAAAAATTTCTCTCTTTTTTTAGTCACTTGAGAAAACAAAAGTGAAATAAAAACGCCAACTGCGCTTCAATCTCTCAACTTCTAAATTCTCCAAATAAAGTTAATTGTTTGAAATTTTGTAATTAGAGAGTTGTCTTCCCTCATGTTTCTACCACAAAATAGTACTAATCTGCAAATGTCTTCGTGTCTGACCGGAGGAGGTGGTAGGACTTATGCATTCGAATTAGAAATCGTGAAGTCGGCATCATCGGCATCGACCACTCGAAATTCGAATGCAAGTTCATCTCCACCATCTTCAACTCTATCGGAATCGAGCAATTCGGGTCTTGCAATCACTACCAGAAAGCCCAGAACTCCTCGGAAACGACCCAACCAGACCTACAATGAGGCTGCGGCATTGCTCTCCACAGCTTACCCAAACCTCTTCTCCAATCCCATTCAATTCTCCAAATTGCCTCCTCACTTCAATCCCCATGCTTCCTCGCCGATTCCGTTCGACGACTCGACCGATTTGCTCTTACCGTTCCAACTCATCGACGATGACGAAGATGGTTCGGGCTTCTTGCTCCATCACCGCTACCACCATCGAAAACACACCTCTCGCCTTGAATTTAAGCTCGCCGCTAATTCTTCCACGTCGTGTCAGAGCCCCGGCGAGTTCGATTCTCGGCCCAATTCGAATTGCGATTCTGAATTGATGGATTTGGGAGagactgccactactactactacgacttcTACGGGATATGCTTACCAGGATGATGATTTTGATGCCGAATCAATTCTCGATGAGGAGTTTGATGAGGGCGGAATTGATAGCATAATGGGGAATCTGACCGTCGATTCCTCAGCCGCGGCCACCGCTGAATCTAGCGTAGGCGGGGGATTTTGTTACGGGTATCCGATGGGGTTGGGACTGGGATTGGGGGGGAGGTTTGAATTAGGGTTGGGGATGATGAGAAGGGGAGGAGGAGGAATTAGTGCTTTGAGAAATGTTGATGAAGGGAACTGGTGGAGCTTTCCCACGGTGGATGTAATGGAGCTCTCGCCAAAGTTTAGGAAAGCTCCGGCGCCGGTGCCggataaaaagaagaagaagaaggcggTAGTGT
The Humulus lupulus chromosome 6, drHumLupu1.1, whole genome shotgun sequence DNA segment above includes these coding regions:
- the LOC133782194 gene encoding protein CHLOROPLAST IMPORT APPARATUS 2-like, with the protein product MFLPQNSTNLQMSSCLTGGGGRTYAFELEIVKSASSASTTRNSNASSSPPSSTLSESSNSGLAITTRKPRTPRKRPNQTYNEAAALLSTAYPNLFSNPIQFSKLPPHFNPHASSPIPFDDSTDLLLPFQLIDDDEDGSGFLLHHRYHHRKHTSRLEFKLAANSSTSCQSPGEFDSRPNSNCDSELMDLGETATTTTTTSTGYAYQDDDFDAESILDEEFDEGGIDSIMGNLTVDSSAAATAESSVGGGFCYGYPMGLGLGLGGRFELGLGMMRRGGGGISALRNVDEGNWWSFPTVDVMELSPKFRKAPAPVPDKKKKKKAVVSATKEKEEKKSAVVTESKSLELVSGSKAKNNEGLSLKLNYDDVLNAWSDKGSPFSDDAPGSDLPENDVTARLAQIDLFPETGGVREASVLRYKEKRRTRLFSKKIRYQVRKVNADRRPRMKGRFVRRPNSRHE